GCATCTCTAGCACGACCTACTCCATGACAGTTCCTCGCGTTGACTGACTGGCCGAATGAGGATTGGGGTTGATGGCATTAGAGGAAATGCATCTCTAGCACGGCTTGTTTTCGTGTGGGAACCAATTTTTCGTGGTCTTACTCTCAATTTCCACTACAGCTCTAGTGTGGTGTATATCTCACATAGAGCAAACTGGAGTGACCTTCCTGTGTTAGCAGTTGGCTTGTTGGATTTGTGGATGTATTGGTACAACTCAGtcattgttttttgttttttgtttctgCGAAAACGCAAGTATCAGTCATTCTGGAATCCAATAGCACACAGAGTGGAAATGTAATCATTAATTCATTCTTCTTGTTAAATGGAAGGTTGGAGCGGGAGACAAAATTTTGTTTTGGAAAGATCGGTGGATCCATGGCGCAACCATCACAGAGCTGGCCCCCTTGGTAGTGAAGACAGTCCGTACGCAGGTGGTCAACAGGAGACTGGTACGTGATGCAATGTGCATGCATGCTTGGATGAGCGATGTGGTGGGTGACCTATGCACGGAAGGTCTAACCCAGTTCATCGCATTTTGGGAGATCATTTCGGAGGTTTAATTGGATGTTCAAACTGAGGACAACCCCATCTGGGCTTGGAATGTGACTGGAGTCTACACTGCATCTTCAGCATACAAGATGCTATGTGAGGGAGGAGTTAGATTTCACTCTTTCGGAGCAATCTGGAAATGTTGGGCGCCACTTGCGTGTAAAATCTTCATGTAGCTGGCAGTGCAATATCGATTGTGGACGTCGGATAGAAGGACTAGACACGGTTTGCAAGATCAAACGTCTAAATGCTACTTTTGTGACCAAGAGGAAGACATGGTCGACCACATCTTGCAACAATGTGTATTCTCAAGACAAGTGTGGTACACATGCATGACCAGGATGGGATTGAGAGTGGAGCTTTGCCCAACATATGAATCCCAATTGGTGCAATGGTGGACGGAAGCTAGAAAGCGCATACATAAGCAAACTCGGAAAGGATTTGACACATTCGTGATGCTCATCTGCTGGACGCTTTGGAAACAGAGGAACGCGAGGGTGTTCGGATCGAACTAAATTAAAAATAAATGGGAGACTgtggacttgatcttcgacgacTTGAGGACTTGGGCTAGGGCAGGAGCATTTGAAGGACGACCTATACCCGAGTAGTAGAGTAGTATTAGGAGTGGGGTGGAGGCCTGGTTGGGTCGGCTTGTGATTACCATCTAGCGCAATGTAATAACTCTTGTACATATTTTCTTCTTTCTATAAAGCTAAGGTACGCCATTGGCGTACCttgaaaaaaaattcattttTCTTGTTAGATAATGTAATCATCATCAGTTATCCTCTGGGCTTCTAGAGTGGAAGGTTCTCCCAAACGAACCAGGGACGGTGCGCCCTTGGAAAGATTGTGGGTCACCAAACAAGGGTAAAAATACCCGGTAACAAAGTAGGCACGCTCTTGGTTGCTGGTAGTTGCTCGCTCCTGTCATGCGATTTCTACTTGGTTGATAATAAAAAgaagagagcggccgtgtgcctGGCTTTCTCTCTCTGAACCTAACTCCCAGCCATGGAGATCAGCAGCGAGGAGAGGGTGGAGCTGTCCATCGTGGAGCACCTCCCCGACAATGGCGACGCCGGCGTGGAGGAGGATCATCTATGGCCGACCAAGGACGGCCCTCTTCCTATATTCCTCAAGGTGTCTATCAGCCATGTTTACTGTTTGTGGGACAGTTTTCACCATACACTTCTTTCAAAATTATAAAGTAGCAGTGGATTATGTTTAGTAGAAGAAACATTTTCGCTCTGCGCAAATTCTCTTTTTATGACATGTAACGGGGCTCTGCTCATGAGAAATCACCTTGTCTGTGGATGGAAAATGCAGTTTGAGAATGTGGAGTACAAGGTGAAGCTGGGTGCCAAGAACCCCCTGACGGCTGCAAAGGTGGCCTTCGCGTCTCACATGAGGGTGGATCATGGCGGCAGCAGCTGCAAGCACATCCTCAAGGGCATCGGCGGCAGCGTCGACCCCGGCGAGATCCTGGCACTGATGGGCCCCTCCGGCAGCGGCAAGACCACCCTGCTCAAGATACTCGGAGGCAGGCTGGGCGGCGCCGTCAAGGGCCAGATCACCTACAACGACACCCCCTACAGCCCCTGCCTCAAACGGAGGTGATAATAACTTCAGACATGAGGATTTGTGCAGAGTTCTTGCGATTCCTTGTAGAACAATGGAGAAGATCGAGAGGATTGATTGGAACTTTTGTTCGTTGCGAAATGCAGGATGGGATTTGTGACGCAGGACGACGTGCTGTTCCCTCAGCTGACGGTGGAGGAGACGCTGGTGTTCGCGGCCTTCCTGAGGCTGCCGGCGCGCATGTCCAAGCAGCAGAAGCGCGACCGGGTGGACGCCATCATCGCGGAGCTGAACCTGGAGCGGTGCCGGCACACCAAGATCGGCGGCGCGTTCGTGCGCGGGGTGTCGGGCGGCGAGAGGAAGCGGACGAGCATCGGGTACGAGATCCTGGTGGACCcgtcgctgctgctgctggacgAGCCCACGTCGGGGCTGGACTCCACGTCGGCCAGCAAGCTCATCGTCATCCTGCAGCGGCTGGCCAAGTCGACGCGGCGgaccatcatcaccaccatccaCCAGCCGTCCAGCCGGATGTTCCACATGTTCGACAAGCTGCTGCTCATCTCCGAGGGCCACGCCATCTACCACGGCAAGGCCAGGGACTGCATGCACCACTTCTCCTCGCTGGGGTTCACGCCGGAGATCCCCATGAACCCGGCCGAGTTCCTGCTGGACCTCGCCACGGGCAACCTCGAGGACATCAGCGTCCCGGGGCTGCTCCGGGACGGCTCGCCGGCGCCGCAGGAGTTCAGGTCCCGCGTCGTGGCGTACCTGCAGGCCAAGTACAGGGACCACGCCGGGGACGGCGGGGAGGGCCAGGCGAAGCAGCCGGCGAGGCGGCCCGGGGAGCAGCTGAGGCTGGCCATCCGGATGCGCAAGGACCGGAGCATCAACTGGTTCCAGCAGTTCGTGGTGCTGTCGCGGCGCACGTTCCGGGAGCGCGCCGCCGACTACCTGGACAAGATGCGGCTGGCGCAGGCCGTGGGCGTGGCGCTCCTGCTGGGCCTGCTCTGGTGGAAGTCGCAGACGGGCAACGAGGCGCAGCTGAGGGACCAGGTGGGGCTCATCTTCTACATCTGCATCTTCTGGACCTCGTCGTCGCTCTTCGGCTCCGTCTACGTGTTCCCCTTCGAGAAGCTGTACCTGGTCAAGGAGCGCAAGGCCGACATGTACCGCCTCAGCGCCTACTACGCCAGCAGCACCCTCTGCGACGCCGTGCCGCACGTCGTCTACCCGGTCCTCTTCATGGCCATCCTCTACTTCATGGCCGACCTCCGCCGCACCGTCCCCTGCTTCTGCCTCACCCTCCTCGCCACCCTCCTCATTGTCTTCACCAGCCAGGTACGCACGTACTTGCTCTTCCTCTTCTTGTCCATGCCGGCGGTGACATCGACGGCGAACGGCGATGAGATGGGAGTTCGATCTGTGATCATCAGGGGACGGGGGAGCTGCTGGGGGCGGCGATCCTGAGCGTGAAGAGGGCGGGGGTGATGGCGTCGCTGGTGCTGATGCTGTTCCTGCTCACCGGAGGGTACTACGTGCAGCACATACCCAAGTTCATACGGTGGCTGAGGTACGTCTCCTTCATGCACTACGGCTTCAACCTGCTGCTCAAGGCGCAGTACCACGGCCACCTCACCTACAACTGCGGGAGCCGGACCGGGTGCCAGCGGCTGCAGTCGTCCCCGTCCTTCGACACCGTCGACCTCGACGGCGGCATGCGCGAGGTCTGGATCCTGCTCGCCATGGCCGTCGCGTACCGCCTCCTCGCCTACTTCTGCCTCCTCAAGAGGATCACCCTCACGCCCTTGTGAAAAGATGAACCATGGGAGTTGGGCACGGCGTGCTTTGCTAGATAGGTCTTCCGAATTATCCTTTGTCACATGTAATGCATGTTTGTTAATGGGTACACGCCTAGAAGGCAAGAACCGAGAGCAATGTGCATGGGTTTTCTTCTTGTTTGTTTCCTTAGTTTTCCTTGCGTGGAGGTAATGAGGCCTTGCTGAAAGCGGTGGCCCAAGCTATCCCAGcacatgctataattgtattcaAATTCCCAAAGGAACAGGGAGCAATGTGCATGGGTTTTCTTCTTGGTGGTTTCCTTAATAATCTTCAGTTTTGCTATTTCTCAGGTACCTGATTTTTTATTTCACATCAATCATCTTCTTTCTTCCTTCCTTCACGCCGGATCTCGCCGGAGAAGAcaaccccactatctatcttacgGGGAAGCCATgaccccattatctatcttattAGGGGGAGCTATGGCCCCGTTATCTTATCTTTGGGGGTGCAAGGgggtgtgtatgtgtgtgtgataGCCCACAAGTATAGGTGATCGTTTATAGCATTTTTTGATAAAAAATGTCGaatccaacgaggagctaaaggtacaattaatattctctcaagttctatcgactaccgatacaactctacgcacaccaacattcgctttacctagaaacAAGTAATAAAATTAGAAGTATTTTGTAGGTGTAGTGGGATAATTTTGCAAGATAATGAAGAACATGaaaataaaagttaggtgttgttttaataaaataacAATTAAGTTAGTATAGCGAGCGTGGAAAAGTGGTAATAAGATTTTCagaattgtccctaagcaattggcTTTGTTACTAGACCGGTAGCAAATTCTTCTATGGgggaggccactgctagcatgtcattcCTTACTTGAAATTCTATGCACTTATAATTgaaactattagcaagcatccgcaactattaaatttcattaaggtaaaacccaaccatagcattaagatatattggtccccttCAATCCCATATGAATCAATTTCTATGGTAAGACGAAGTTTTCGTCACTCTTGCCTCCAatgcatagtcctatcaacatacaaccaGTGTGATCCATGTGTGCGCTCATATGATGAGCACCAAATgccagcaacataaccacaagcaatttaaaccaatcatagcaattcaatAATTACCTAGAGGATaacaaaaatctactcaaacatcataagatggcaacacatcattgaataatatgaagcataaagcaccatgttcaagtagggggtacaacgggttgcgggagagtggatcGCTGAATATAGATGAGGGAAGGTGATGGaggtgttgatgaagatgatgaagttgttggtgtagatcgccgtcacatgACGGTTCCCCCAGCGACGTTCCAGCGCCACGGGGAGAGAGCccccatccttcttcttcttgcttggCCTCCCTCCTAGAAGgtaggagggtttcccctctggtccttggacGCCATGGCTCCTGGAGCGCAGGAGCCCTCCGAGGTTCGTGTTTTCTGGCcccaccgtttcttatattcccggagatccgtaactccgattgggctgaaattttaacacgatttttatccagaAATCATCTTTCTTACGGCGAAAGAAGGGCCCAACCGACTTAAGGGAGAGCCACGAGCCTGCCCGGCGCgccctagggttggggggcgccGTCTGAGCTTGTGACTCCCTCGACCATTGTCTTGCGTTGATTCTTTCCTAAAAATCATgtatatttcaaaaaaaatctccgtaaaattttatcgcgtttggacttcgtttgatatggattttttgcggaacaaaaaacatgcaacaaataggaactaaCACTAGGCACCGGATCAATATATTAGTCcaagaaaatcatataaattatTGCCAAAGTATGTGAAAggtgtagaatattggcatgaaacaaaaaaaaaattagatatgacagagacgtatcagcatacccaagcttaattcctactcgtcctcgagtaggtaaatgataaaataaataaattttgatgtggaatgctacctaacataatcttgatcatataatctaatcatggcatgaatattaagatacgagtgattcaaggcaatagtc
This sequence is a window from Aegilops tauschii subsp. strangulata cultivar AL8/78 chromosome 7, Aet v6.0, whole genome shotgun sequence. Protein-coding genes within it:
- the LOC109752725 gene encoding ABC transporter G family member 26, which encodes MEISSEERVELSIVEHLPDNGDAGVEEDHLWPTKDGPLPIFLKFENVEYKVKLGAKNPLTAAKVAFASHMRVDHGGSSCKHILKGIGGSVDPGEILALMGPSGSGKTTLLKILGGRLGGAVKGQITYNDTPYSPCLKRRMGFVTQDDVLFPQLTVEETLVFAAFLRLPARMSKQQKRDRVDAIIAELNLERCRHTKIGGAFVRGVSGGERKRTSIGYEILVDPSLLLLDEPTSGLDSTSASKLIVILQRLAKSTRRTIITTIHQPSSRMFHMFDKLLLISEGHAIYHGKARDCMHHFSSLGFTPEIPMNPAEFLLDLATGNLEDISVPGLLRDGSPAPQEFRSRVVAYLQAKYRDHAGDGGEGQAKQPARRPGEQLRLAIRMRKDRSINWFQQFVVLSRRTFRERAADYLDKMRLAQAVGVALLLGLLWWKSQTGNEAQLRDQVGLIFYICIFWTSSSLFGSVYVFPFEKLYLVKERKADMYRLSAYYASSTLCDAVPHVVYPVLFMAILYFMADLRRTVPCFCLTLLATLLIVFTSQGTGELLGAAILSVKRAGVMASLVLMLFLLTGGYYVQHIPKFIRWLRYVSFMHYGFNLLLKAQYHGHLTYNCGSRTGCQRLQSSPSFDTVDLDGGMREVWILLAMAVAYRLLAYFCLLKRITLTPL